The proteins below come from a single Minwuia thermotolerans genomic window:
- the accD gene encoding acetyl-CoA carboxylase, carboxyltransferase subunit beta, which translates to MGRSMSWLTNTVLPKIGLGRKKDSPDNLWEKCRSCGQMVFHRDLEQSHRVCPHCDHHMRLKAGARLRLLFDDGKFTRVRTPEPPLDPLKFRDARRYTDQLKEARSASGSDFAVEVGFGRIGGLAAVIAAQNFFFMGGSVSAGEGEAIIAAAEKAVEKDAALVVCAASGGMRMQEGILSLMQMPRTTVALQRLRDAGLPYICVLTDPTTGGTTASFAMIGDVTIAEPGALIGFAGPRVIEQTIREQLPDGFQRAEYLLDHGMVDMVIHRHQLAETVARVISLLRVKTVEPPKPLPKPDAEVAIPMPNEAVEETPSAGAGTKAEGKSEKKTGGKSEKK; encoded by the coding sequence ATAGGAAGATCCATGAGCTGGCTGACCAACACCGTACTGCCCAAGATCGGGCTGGGCCGAAAGAAGGACAGCCCCGACAATCTCTGGGAGAAATGCCGTTCCTGCGGCCAGATGGTCTTTCACCGGGACCTGGAGCAGAGCCACCGCGTCTGCCCCCATTGCGACCATCACATGCGGCTCAAGGCCGGCGCGCGGCTGCGCCTGCTGTTCGACGACGGCAAGTTTACCCGCGTGCGGACGCCCGAACCGCCGCTCGATCCCCTGAAATTCAGGGATGCGCGGCGCTATACCGACCAGCTCAAGGAAGCCCGCTCGGCCTCCGGCTCGGACTTCGCCGTCGAGGTCGGCTTCGGCCGTATCGGCGGACTGGCGGCTGTCATCGCGGCGCAGAACTTCTTCTTCATGGGCGGCTCCGTTTCGGCCGGCGAGGGCGAAGCGATCATCGCGGCGGCCGAGAAGGCCGTCGAGAAGGATGCGGCGCTGGTGGTCTGCGCCGCCTCCGGCGGCATGCGCATGCAGGAGGGCATCCTCTCGCTGATGCAGATGCCGCGCACCACGGTGGCGCTGCAGCGGCTGAGGGACGCCGGTCTGCCCTATATCTGCGTGCTGACGGACCCCACGACCGGCGGCACCACCGCCAGCTTCGCCATGATCGGCGACGTGACCATCGCCGAGCCCGGCGCCCTGATCGGCTTCGCCGGCCCGCGGGTAATCGAACAGACCATCCGCGAACAACTGCCCGACGGCTTCCAGCGCGCCGAATACCTGCTGGATCACGGCATGGTCGACATGGTGATCCACCGCCATCAGCTCGCCGAGACCGTCGCCCGCGTCATCTCGCTGCTGCGGGTCAAGACCGTGGAGCCGCCAAAGCCCCTGCCGAAGCCCGACGCCGAGGTCGCCATCCCCATGCCCAACGAGGCCGTCGAGGAGACCCCGTCGGCCGGAGCCGGAACGAAGGCCGAGGGTAAGTCGGAGAAGAAGACCGGGGGCAAGTCCGAGAAGAAGTGA
- a CDS encoding bifunctional folylpolyglutamate synthase/dihydrofolate synthase: MSAPLSDAILARIDSQSVRKMELDLERLPALLERLGDPLDRLPPVIHVAGTNGKGSVVAFLRAMLRHAGLDVQCFTSPHLHRVTEEVTLSGGEIRDAEFARHLLRVEDANDGGVLSSFEALTAAAFLAFAEDTADVLLLETAMGGRLDATNVVRQPALTVITPIALDHMAYLGDTIAEIAAEKAGILKPGAACVAGPEHPDAVAVIEQRARALQVPLRLAGRDFTVDPESGLYSGQSEIALPVPGLAGAHQWRNAALAVAALESFRPGLLPEAAAGLAKAQWPARMQRLDIQGREIWVDGGHNPHAAAAMAGALQVLPPKPLCLIVGMLDSRPVTPFLAAFQHLRPLVIGVAAGRQPVYTAGRPHPPEEIAFAAGRLGLEARVAGSLAEAVGIARRERGAPRTLVTGSLYLAAEMLAEAEPPIA; encoded by the coding sequence GTGAGCGCGCCGCTGAGCGATGCCATTCTGGCCCGGATCGACAGCCAGTCGGTCCGCAAGATGGAACTGGATCTGGAGCGTCTTCCCGCGCTGCTGGAGCGGCTGGGCGATCCGCTCGACCGGCTGCCGCCGGTCATCCACGTCGCCGGCACCAACGGCAAGGGATCGGTCGTCGCCTTCCTGAGGGCGATGCTGCGCCATGCCGGTCTCGACGTGCAGTGTTTCACCTCGCCCCATCTGCACAGGGTCACCGAGGAAGTCACGCTGTCCGGCGGCGAAATACGCGACGCCGAGTTCGCCCGGCACCTGCTGCGCGTCGAGGACGCCAATGACGGCGGCGTGCTGAGCAGCTTCGAGGCGCTGACGGCAGCCGCCTTCCTCGCCTTCGCCGAGGATACCGCCGACGTGCTGCTGCTGGAGACGGCGATGGGGGGCCGGCTGGACGCCACCAACGTCGTCCGCCAGCCGGCGCTGACCGTGATAACGCCCATCGCGCTGGACCACATGGCCTATCTGGGCGATACCATCGCCGAGATCGCCGCGGAGAAGGCCGGAATCCTGAAACCCGGTGCGGCCTGCGTCGCCGGCCCCGAACATCCGGACGCCGTGGCGGTCATCGAACAGCGGGCCCGGGCGCTCCAGGTTCCCCTGCGTCTCGCCGGCCGCGACTTCACGGTCGATCCCGAATCCGGTCTCTATAGCGGCCAGAGCGAAATCGCGCTCCCCGTCCCCGGCCTCGCCGGGGCCCATCAGTGGCGCAATGCGGCGCTCGCCGTCGCAGCGCTGGAGTCGTTCCGCCCCGGCCTGTTGCCCGAGGCCGCCGCAGGGCTCGCCAAAGCCCAATGGCCGGCGAGGATGCAGCGTCTGGACATCCAGGGGCGCGAGATCTGGGTCGATGGCGGCCACAACCCACATGCCGCCGCCGCGATGGCGGGCGCGCTGCAGGTTCTGCCGCCGAAACCGCTCTGCCTGATCGTCGGCATGCTCGACAGCCGTCCCGTCACGCCCTTCCTGGCTGCGTTCCAGCACCTGCGCCCGCTGGTGATCGGCGTCGCCGCCGGCCGGCAGCCGGTCTACACCGCCGGCCGTCCCCATCCGCCGGAGGAGATCGCATTCGCCGCGGGCCGGCTCGGCCTGGAGGCGCGGGTCGCCGGGTCCCTCGCCGAAGCCGTCGGGATCGCGCGGCGGGAACGCGGCGCGCCGCGCACGCTGGTGACCGGTTCGCTCTACCTCGCCGCGGAGATGCTGGCGGAGGCCGAACCGCCCATCGCCTGA
- a CDS encoding enoyl-CoA hydratase/isomerase family protein: MTQDMLYEVRNGAAWVTLNRPDALNAMNQNILDGYSEVIEKAEKDPEVKAVVFTGSGRAFSAGADLKYVLQFMGSGDPVKVRTFMKQAYEAFARVGECEKPTIAAVNGITAAGGLELTLACDLVIAAESVKIGDGHINFGMLPGGGSAIRLPRKISETRAKYLLFTGELLPVQKVADWGLVNEIVPDDQLIPRVEELVAKLTSKSPLAMRLMKHLVDQALDMPLDRALQTEMQVWEAYGQSEDVIEGLTAFTEKRKPAYKGR; this comes from the coding sequence ATGACGCAAGACATGCTCTACGAAGTCCGCAACGGCGCAGCCTGGGTGACGCTGAACCGTCCGGACGCGCTCAATGCGATGAACCAGAACATCCTCGACGGCTATTCGGAAGTCATCGAGAAGGCGGAGAAGGACCCGGAGGTGAAAGCCGTGGTGTTCACCGGCTCGGGCCGCGCCTTCTCCGCCGGCGCCGACCTGAAATACGTCCTGCAGTTCATGGGCTCGGGCGACCCGGTGAAGGTGCGCACCTTCATGAAGCAGGCCTACGAGGCCTTTGCCCGGGTCGGCGAGTGCGAGAAGCCGACCATCGCCGCGGTCAACGGCATCACGGCGGCGGGCGGCCTGGAACTCACCCTGGCCTGCGACCTGGTGATCGCCGCGGAGTCGGTGAAGATCGGCGACGGCCACATCAATTTCGGCATGCTGCCGGGCGGCGGCAGTGCCATCAGACTGCCGCGCAAGATCAGCGAAACCCGGGCCAAGTATCTGCTGTTCACCGGCGAACTGCTGCCAGTGCAGAAGGTGGCCGACTGGGGCCTGGTCAACGAGATCGTGCCCGACGACCAGCTCATCCCGCGCGTCGAGGAACTGGTGGCCAAGCTGACCTCCAAGAGCCCGCTGGCCATGCGGCTGATGAAACACCTCGTCGACCAGGCGCTCGACATGCCGCTGGACCGCGCGCTGCAGACGGAGATGCAGGTCTGGGAGGCCTATGGCCAGTCGGAGGACGTGATCGAGGGGCTGACGGCCTTCACCGAAAAGCGCAAGCCCGCCTACAAGGGGCGTTAG
- a CDS encoding metal-dependent hydrolase — protein MLRRVIRFAAALAVGATLATAAAAEGVGVHWYGQSAFKITTPGGKVILIDPFISKNPKTPEDQKDLSKLGQVDLILVTHGHGDHVGDTFEIAKMTGAKVAMNADMGSTYNSLKVMDPKNLIRFNKSGRIAPIGKDIVITMTRAEHSSTVGFDGKVFPGGEPAGYIIRLENGYKIYHAGDTGVFGDMRFISSYYRPDLALLPIGGHFTMGPAHAAYALRNLMKEIPRVMPMHYGTFPPLKGTPEQLVKALGDHPVEVIVMQPGESREF, from the coding sequence ATGCTTCGTAGAGTAATCCGGTTCGCGGCGGCGCTGGCCGTGGGCGCGACGCTGGCGACGGCGGCGGCGGCCGAAGGCGTCGGCGTGCACTGGTACGGCCAGTCGGCGTTCAAGATCACGACGCCCGGCGGCAAGGTGATCCTGATCGATCCCTTCATCTCGAAGAATCCGAAGACGCCCGAAGACCAGAAGGATCTCTCGAAACTGGGCCAGGTGGACCTGATCCTGGTGACCCACGGCCATGGCGACCATGTCGGCGACACCTTCGAGATCGCCAAGATGACGGGCGCCAAGGTGGCCATGAACGCCGACATGGGGTCGACCTACAACTCGCTGAAGGTCATGGACCCGAAGAACCTGATCCGGTTCAACAAGTCCGGGCGCATCGCGCCGATCGGCAAGGACATCGTGATCACCATGACCCGGGCCGAGCACAGCTCCACGGTGGGCTTCGACGGCAAGGTCTTCCCGGGCGGGGAGCCTGCCGGCTACATCATCCGTCTGGAGAACGGCTACAAGATCTACCATGCCGGCGACACGGGCGTGTTCGGCGACATGCGCTTCATCAGTTCCTACTACAGGCCCGATCTGGCGCTGCTGCCGATCGGCGGTCACTTCACCATGGGCCCCGCCCACGCGGCCTATGCGTTGCGGAACCTCATGAAGGAAATCCCGCGGGTCATGCCCATGCACTACGGCACCTTCCCGCCGCTGAAAGGCACGCCGGAGCAACTCGTCAAGGCGCTCGGCGACCACCCGGTCGAGGTCATCGTGATGCAGCCGGGCGAAAGCCGGGAGTTCTGA
- a CDS encoding AI-2E family transporter: MNTDGGRSGNDYRMLLVVGVSLAVAGLLIYALPVLCLIFAGIIFGIFLSAAADVLSRRLRLPRAPALLIILIVLLATGMAMVFVIGPQVVEQAGELARRVPELWRASEAAIRRSEIGVTILNLVREAMGEPDALPDLSAIIAESTQMIGRLTGIFSSVVGTLFGAIIMIAMAAYIAFEPKLYRQGVLFVTPAHRRGMVNHMMDRVAVVVAWWFVGQGLSMLVLGSIMTLGLWVIGVPFALLFGLFTALMTFIPNLGPVIAAIPVLLMALTQSIEQTLLALILIVVLQNVEGLLLTPMVHRRIIALPPALVLAALLVLGSLVGLIGALIAMPLVATMIAAFEAAKRYENHEALEGSG, translated from the coding sequence ATGAACACGGACGGTGGCCGCAGCGGCAACGATTACAGGATGCTGCTCGTCGTCGGCGTCAGCCTCGCCGTGGCGGGTCTGCTGATCTACGCGCTGCCGGTGCTGTGCCTGATCTTCGCCGGGATCATCTTCGGCATCTTCCTGTCGGCGGCGGCGGACGTGCTGTCGCGGCGGCTGCGCCTGCCGCGCGCGCCGGCCCTGCTGATCATCCTGATCGTGCTGCTGGCGACCGGCATGGCGATGGTCTTCGTCATCGGCCCGCAGGTGGTGGAGCAGGCGGGCGAACTGGCCCGCCGCGTGCCCGAACTCTGGCGCGCCAGCGAGGCGGCGATCCGGCGCAGCGAGATCGGCGTGACGATCCTGAACCTGGTGCGGGAGGCGATGGGCGAGCCCGACGCCCTGCCCGACCTGTCGGCCATCATCGCCGAGAGCACCCAGATGATCGGCCGGCTGACCGGCATCTTCTCCAGCGTCGTCGGCACGCTGTTCGGCGCGATCATCATGATCGCCATGGCCGCCTACATCGCCTTCGAGCCAAAGCTCTACCGCCAGGGCGTGCTGTTCGTGACCCCCGCCCACCGCCGCGGCATGGTCAACCACATGATGGACCGGGTCGCCGTGGTCGTGGCCTGGTGGTTCGTCGGTCAGGGGCTTTCGATGCTGGTTCTGGGCAGCATCATGACGCTGGGCCTGTGGGTCATCGGCGTGCCCTTCGCGCTGCTGTTCGGCCTGTTCACGGCACTGATGACCTTCATCCCGAATCTGGGCCCTGTGATCGCCGCCATCCCGGTGCTGCTCATGGCGCTGACGCAGAGCATCGAGCAGACCCTGCTGGCGCTGATCCTGATCGTCGTGCTGCAGAACGTGGAGGGCCTGCTGCTGACGCCCATGGTCCACCGCCGAATCATCGCCCTGCCGCCGGCGCTGGTGCTGGCGGCGCTGCTGGTCCTGGGCAGCCTGGTGGGCCTGATCGGCGCCCTGATCGCCATGCCGCTGGTGGCCACCATGATCGCGGCCTTCGAGGCGGCGAAGCGCTATGAGAACCATGAGGCGCTCGAGGGATCTGGCTGA
- the pyc gene encoding pyruvate carboxylase, translated as MTEFRKINKILVANRSEIAIRVMRAANELGIATVAVFADEDKLALHRFKADESYLIGQGLGPVKAYLSIEEMIRVAKLSGADAVHPGYGLLSENPDFAQACADAGVTFIGPPPAIMRALGNKVAAREAAIAAGTPVVPATGPLPEDLDEVARMAGEVGYPLMLKASWGGGGRGMRVIESAAELKDEVAAGRREAGNAFGNDEVYLEKLVRRARHVEVQLLGDHHGNVVHLWERDCSVQRRNQKVVERAPAPYLSDAQRTELCESALRLARSAAYVNAGTAEFLMDYDTGEFYFIEVNPRIQVEHTVTEEVTGIDIVKAQIRIAEGGRVGKVEETGVPPQEKIFLNGHALQCRITTEDPEANFIPDYGRILAYRGATGFGIRLDGGTAYSGAVITRYYDSLLEKVTAWAPTPQEAIRRMDRALREFRIRGVATNLIFVENLINHPKFVANEYTTKFIDETPELFDFPVRQDRATKLLNFIGDVMVNGNPEVEGRAKPSMGHAPVVPAPRNDAPPKGTRDLLDELGAEKFADWMLDQKRLLMTDTTMRDAHQSLLATRMRSFDMVQVAEAYSRNLAGLFSIECWGGATFDVSMRFLRECPWERLSDLRERIPNILFQMLLRGANGVGYTVYPDNVVKGFVHQAAESGVDVFRVFDSLNWVENMRVAIDAVRESGKLCEAVVCYTGDIFDPERPRYDLKYYVDMARELKAAGTNILGIKDMAGLLKPAQARVLVKALKEETGLPVHFHTHDTSGISASSVIAAAEAGVDAADAAMDSFSGLTSQPNLGSIVEALRFGERETGLEPAVIRQFSDYWEAVRRRYGAFESDLRFGASEVYLHEMPGGQFTNLREQARSLGLAERWHDVARTYADVNQMFGDIVKVTPSSKVVGDMALAMVSAGLTRADIEDPDKPFSFPDSVVSFFHGDLGQPPNGFPPALQKKVLGETKPLTERPGASVPPADLAALRKEAEAAAEREITDEEFQSYLMYPKVFTDFAKFQADFGPVDRLPTPVFFYGLEPGDEVLVEIEKGKALVIRCQAVGEPDEEGVVRVFFELNGQPRRVKVRDRSAAASVEQRPKAEPGNAKHVAAPMPGMVATVAVEKGQKVQTGDLLLTIEAMKMETAIRAERDGEVASIHAGAGTQVDAKDLLVEFA; from the coding sequence ATGACCGAGTTCCGCAAGATCAACAAGATCCTGGTCGCCAACCGATCCGAGATCGCCATCCGTGTGATGCGCGCTGCCAACGAACTGGGCATCGCCACCGTCGCGGTGTTCGCCGACGAGGACAAGCTGGCGCTGCACCGCTTCAAGGCCGACGAGAGCTATCTGATCGGCCAGGGGCTGGGGCCGGTGAAGGCGTATCTGTCGATCGAGGAGATGATCCGCGTGGCGAAGCTTTCGGGCGCGGATGCAGTGCATCCGGGCTATGGCCTGCTCTCGGAGAACCCTGACTTCGCCCAGGCGTGCGCGGACGCCGGCGTGACCTTCATCGGACCGCCCCCGGCCATCATGCGCGCCCTGGGCAACAAGGTCGCCGCCCGCGAGGCCGCGATCGCGGCCGGCACGCCCGTGGTGCCGGCGACCGGCCCGCTGCCCGAGGATCTGGACGAGGTGGCCCGGATGGCCGGCGAGGTGGGCTATCCGCTGATGCTGAAGGCGTCATGGGGCGGCGGCGGACGCGGCATGCGCGTCATCGAGAGCGCTGCCGAACTCAAGGACGAGGTCGCCGCGGGCCGGCGCGAGGCGGGCAACGCCTTCGGCAATGACGAGGTCTATCTGGAAAAGCTGGTCCGCCGCGCCCGACATGTCGAGGTGCAGTTGCTGGGCGACCATCACGGCAATGTGGTGCACCTATGGGAGCGCGACTGTTCCGTCCAGCGGCGCAACCAGAAGGTCGTGGAGCGCGCGCCGGCGCCCTATCTCAGCGACGCCCAGCGCACCGAGCTGTGCGAGAGCGCGCTGCGCCTGGCCCGCTCGGCCGCCTATGTCAATGCCGGCACCGCCGAGTTCCTGATGGACTACGACACCGGTGAGTTCTACTTCATCGAGGTCAATCCCCGCATTCAGGTCGAGCACACGGTGACCGAGGAAGTCACCGGCATCGACATCGTCAAGGCGCAGATCCGCATCGCCGAGGGCGGCCGTGTCGGCAAGGTCGAGGAGACCGGCGTGCCGCCGCAGGAGAAGATCTTCCTCAACGGCCACGCCCTGCAGTGCCGCATCACCACCGAGGATCCGGAAGCCAACTTCATCCCCGACTATGGCCGGATCCTGGCCTATCGCGGGGCGACCGGGTTCGGCATCCGCCTGGATGGCGGCACCGCCTATTCCGGCGCGGTGATCACCCGCTACTACGACTCCCTGCTGGAGAAGGTCACCGCGTGGGCGCCGACGCCGCAGGAAGCGATCCGCCGGATGGACCGGGCGCTGCGCGAGTTCCGCATCCGCGGCGTGGCCACCAACCTGATCTTCGTCGAGAACCTGATCAATCACCCGAAGTTCGTCGCCAACGAGTACACGACGAAGTTCATCGACGAGACGCCGGAGCTGTTCGACTTCCCCGTACGTCAGGACCGGGCGACGAAACTGCTGAACTTCATCGGCGACGTCATGGTCAACGGCAATCCGGAGGTCGAGGGCCGCGCGAAGCCCAGCATGGGCCACGCGCCTGTGGTGCCGGCGCCGCGCAATGACGCCCCGCCGAAGGGCACGCGCGATCTGCTGGACGAGCTTGGGGCGGAGAAGTTCGCCGACTGGATGCTGGATCAGAAGCGGCTGCTGATGACCGACACCACCATGCGCGACGCCCACCAGTCCCTGCTGGCGACGCGTATGCGCAGCTTCGACATGGTGCAGGTGGCCGAGGCCTATTCGCGCAATCTCGCCGGCCTGTTCTCCATCGAGTGCTGGGGCGGGGCGACCTTCGACGTTTCCATGCGCTTTCTCAGGGAATGCCCCTGGGAACGGCTGTCGGATCTGCGCGAGCGGATCCCGAACATCCTGTTCCAGATGCTGCTGCGCGGCGCCAATGGTGTCGGCTACACGGTCTATCCCGACAATGTCGTGAAGGGCTTCGTTCACCAGGCCGCCGAGAGCGGCGTCGACGTCTTCCGCGTCTTCGACAGCCTGAACTGGGTGGAGAACATGCGCGTCGCCATCGACGCAGTGCGCGAGTCGGGCAAGCTGTGCGAGGCGGTGGTCTGCTACACGGGCGACATCTTCGATCCCGAGCGCCCGCGCTACGACTTGAAATACTATGTCGACATGGCGCGCGAGTTGAAGGCCGCGGGCACCAACATCCTTGGCATCAAGGACATGGCGGGGCTGTTGAAGCCGGCCCAGGCGCGGGTGCTGGTCAAGGCGCTGAAGGAGGAGACGGGCCTGCCCGTCCACTTCCACACCCACGACACCTCAGGCATTTCGGCCTCCAGCGTGATCGCGGCGGCCGAGGCCGGCGTCGATGCGGCGGACGCGGCGATGGACAGCTTCTCCGGCCTGACCAGCCAGCCCAATCTCGGCTCCATCGTCGAGGCGCTGCGCTTCGGCGAGCGGGAAACCGGGCTCGAGCCGGCCGTCATCCGGCAGTTCTCCGACTACTGGGAGGCCGTGCGCCGGCGCTACGGCGCCTTCGAGAGCGACCTGCGTTTCGGCGCGTCGGAAGTCTATCTCCACGAGATGCCCGGCGGGCAGTTCACCAATCTGCGCGAACAGGCGCGCAGCCTGGGTCTGGCCGAGCGCTGGCACGACGTGGCCCGGACCTATGCCGACGTGAACCAGATGTTCGGCGACATCGTGAAGGTGACGCCGTCCTCCAAGGTCGTCGGCGACATGGCGCTGGCGATGGTCTCGGCCGGCCTGACCCGCGCCGACATCGAGGATCCGGACAAGCCCTTCAGCTTCCCCGATTCGGTGGTGTCCTTCTTCCACGGCGATCTGGGCCAGCCGCCGAACGGCTTCCCCCCGGCGCTGCAGAAGAAGGTGCTGGGCGAGACGAAACCGCTGACCGAGCGGCCGGGCGCCAGCGTGCCGCCGGCCGATCTCGCCGCGCTGCGCAAGGAGGCCGAGGCGGCCGCGGAGCGCGAGATCACCGACGAGGAGTTCCAGTCCTATCTGATGTATCCGAAGGTCTTCACGGACTTCGCGAAGTTCCAGGCCGATTTCGGGCCCGTCGACCGGCTGCCGACGCCGGTCTTCTTCTACGGACTGGAGCCGGGGGACGAGGTCCTGGTGGAGATCGAGAAGGGCAAGGCGCTGGTGATCCGCTGCCAGGCCGTGGGCGAGCCGGACGAGGAGGGCGTGGTGCGCGTCTTCTTCGAGCTGAACGGCCAGCCGCGCCGGGTCAAGGTGCGTGACCGCAGCGCCGCCGCCTCGGTGGAGCAGCGGCCGAAGGCCGAGCCGGGCAACGCGAAGCACGTCGCCGCGCCGATGCCGGGCATGGTGGCGACGGTGGCGGTGGAGAAGGGCCAGAAGGTGCAGACGGGCGACCTGCTGCTGACCATCGAGGCAATGAAGATGGAGACCGCGATCCGCGCCGAACGCGACGGCGAGGTGGCCAGCATCCATGCCGGCGCCGGAACCCAGGTCGACGCCAAGGACCTGCTGGTGGAGTTCGCCTGA
- a CDS encoding sulfotransferase, with the protein MTDRIDFFIAGSERSGTTVTGALLDKQPEVCGLQGTTVMTRLEHLYGLVCRVIRQGGEFEGVDPANCDSLLEFVKHQPVTPFLHTCYYNITFYENLMNSSLSDVTKDVFAHQAYLKGFRFDRYMARFDPANPSWANTVAAMFSEFVESTESRGRIYGEQTPDNALHLKVIQRMYPDVKFIFMVRHPVTGVASLCDRYRQVSDAVNQYRKPFVHFPFNDPEIVGRTLFVKFEDILNHREVTLQSMGDHLGFTPTEIEGEHNSKVFSQYVGKSLEWDRYFRSAVKYNEVERTAIYEKNKDIADLFYSADETAAIIGYQAEAAA; encoded by the coding sequence ATGACCGATCGCATCGACTTCTTCATCGCCGGCTCGGAGCGCAGCGGCACCACGGTGACCGGCGCACTGCTGGACAAGCAGCCCGAGGTCTGCGGCCTGCAGGGCACCACGGTCATGACGCGGCTGGAGCACCTCTACGGCCTGGTCTGCCGCGTCATCCGCCAGGGCGGCGAATTCGAGGGCGTCGATCCGGCCAACTGCGACTCGCTGCTGGAATTCGTCAAGCACCAGCCGGTGACGCCGTTCCTCCACACCTGCTACTACAACATCACCTTCTACGAGAACCTGATGAACTCGTCCCTGTCCGACGTGACCAAGGATGTCTTCGCCCATCAGGCCTATCTGAAGGGCTTCCGTTTCGACCGCTACATGGCCCGTTTCGACCCGGCCAATCCGAGCTGGGCGAACACGGTCGCGGCAATGTTCTCGGAATTCGTGGAATCCACCGAATCCAGGGGCAGGATCTATGGCGAGCAGACCCCCGACAATGCGTTGCACCTGAAGGTCATCCAGCGCATGTACCCGGACGTGAAGTTCATCTTCATGGTCCGCCATCCGGTCACCGGCGTGGCCTCGCTCTGCGACCGCTACCGCCAGGTCTCGGATGCGGTCAACCAGTACCGCAAGCCGTTCGTCCACTTCCCGTTCAACGACCCCGAAATCGTCGGACGGACGCTGTTCGTTAAGTTCGAGGACATCCTCAACCATCGCGAGGTCACCCTGCAGTCCATGGGCGACCATCTTGGCTTCACGCCGACCGAGATCGAGGGCGAGCACAATTCGAAGGTCTTCAGCCAGTATGTCGGCAAGTCCCTGGAATGGGACCGCTATTTCCGTTCGGCCGTGAAGTACAACGAGGTCGAGCGCACGGCGATCTACGAAAAGAACAAGGACATTGCGGACCTGTTCTATTCGGCAGACGAAACCGCCGCGATCATCGGCTATCAGGCCGAGGCCGCGGCCTGA